A genomic region of Platichthys flesus chromosome 4, fPlaFle2.1, whole genome shotgun sequence contains the following coding sequences:
- the LOC133952120 gene encoding period circadian protein homolog 2-like, producing the protein MSEDSDPKHYLYSTLDSLKRNRERVSFHIEEESGSPCGSISQLHHMANSYNEGCGRRDGVQLEPQLGLSSEGSDSSHEHPASAGSPHDDRKRARPTLHEDVEMGGSGSSGSGTESHGNESHGNDSHGNESVGSSSGNSKDSALHESSASNKSSNSHSPSPPSSSNAFSLLSSEQDNPSTSGCSSEQSAKAKTQKELFKTLKALKMHLQSEKRSKGKSSTINTLKYALRCVKQVKANEEYYQMLMINDSQPSGFDVSSYTIEEINRITSEYTMKNTDIFAVAVSLITGKIVYISDQAASILNCKRERFNNAKFVEFLTPQDVSVFYSFTTPYRLPSWSMCTGTESSPTECMQEKSFFCRISGGKEREGDLQYYPFRMTPYLMKVQDAELAEEQFCCLLLAERVHSGYEAPRIPPDKRIFTTTHTPNCVFQDVDERAVPLLGYLPQDLIGTSLLLNLHPSDRPLMLAVHRKILQCAGQPFDHSSIRFCARNGEYITLDTSWSSFVNPWSRKVSFVIGRHKVRMGPVNEDVFAVPDFHGGKIMDSDIQEIGEQIHRLLLQPVHNTGSSGYGSHGSNASHEQLVSISSSSESSGNMTQGVAAEETGKAKPPRTFQEICKGVHMKKNHDSQVCLHSPSLLPGKHEQKKTTDATAAAQKSPPVRVKDSAPQLQVRDSTAAATEDFTCKDQSVCSYQQISCLDSVIRYLESCNIPITVKRKYEFSLNTTSSNSDDGKKGSEEAMQMAQDTNTGPLMMDTQPGLSNMKAPKKPQSGAAAVVGGPLAPLTLPSKAESVVSITSQCSYSSTIVHVGDKKPQPESEIIEDVAESPAPQALPVSMVSPLSHEKETYKRLGLTKQVLAAHTQKEEQTFLNRCRELCNVRSFQKDCSKYLHMQRGQANAEESSGLRGAVKHGTTRPETNAKKGNRSRKSKKPRMKHPDSSDSATSNRRPRPPLQGLNQTSWSLSEASQSAFSVSYPAMVPAYPLYSPASAAPAQPPHLDPSLSTGFGERQSNQAPPTAAPFPTPIVTPVVALVLPNYLFPQIGPIGPIGPIGPIGPIGQLGAAPSPAFFLEQSQTQHLYTTQQPFHPPQTAYTMQTQPPFANQQPFPVHTAFTPQQPFQAAQTAYTTHQPFQAPQRSYPAQLPFAAHPSFPVQTQFVPQTPYPAQPFSYSLGPEPSKVPAMESQEVAASRSSTPVFGNREPAASPPLFESRCSTPLQLNLLSMEEGQRSMEHQDSTLASAGCQGSSTAAASGAGAVGEKNCCTAKTENHQKVESPEDEARSEGNSSSCDLLDILLQDGEDSHSATSESMGSGSGSRSGSGSGSGSGLGCNGCGTSASGASGSRTGSSHTSKYFGSVDSLENDPKTKAKHKARSKEGSEVCQSQAKVSTQGEGEHLIKYILQEPLWLLMANADDKVMMSYQMPSRDIQKVLREDKERLRQMQKNQPHFSSDQRRELLEEHPWMRRGGLPAAVNVKECMYCEDTVRTPIEEDMRDMDMEELSEQLSRGCQNKQNQSKDSQPRPDSGS; encoded by the exons ATGTCTGAGGACAGTGATCCAAAGCACTACCTGTATTCAACCCTGGACAGTCTTAAGCGGAACCGGGAACGGGTCAGCTTTCACATAGAGGAAGAATCAGGCTCTCCCTGCGGCTCCATTAGCCAACTTCACCATATGGCCAACAGTTACAACGAGGGTTGTGGGCGGCGGGATGGGGTCCAGCTGGAACCACAGCTGGGTTTGTCCTCCGAGGGGAGCGACAGCAGCCATGAGCACCCGGCCTCGGCAGGCTCCCCTCACGACGATAGGAAGCGGGCGCGCCCGACCTTACACGAGGATGTAGAGATGGGTGGCAGCGGCTCAAGTGGGAGCGGGACAGAATCCCACGGTAATGAATCGCACGGCAATGATTCCCATGGCAATGAATCTGTGGGCAGCTCTAGTGGCAATAGCAAGGATTCAGCCCTCCATGAGTCGTCAGCAAGCAACAAGAG CTCAAACTCTCACAGCCCGTCGCCGCCTAGCAGCTCCAACGCCTTCAGTCTGTTGAGCTCCGAGCAGGACAACCCGTCAACCAGCGGCTGCAG CAGCGAACAGTCGGCCAAGGCTAAGACTCAGAAGGAGCTTTTCAAGACCCTCAAGGCGCTAAAGATGCACTTGCAATCGGAGAAAAGGAGCAAGGGCAAGTCCAGCACCATCAACACGCTCAAGTATGCGCTGCGATGTGTCAAACAGGTGAAAG CCAATGAGGAATACTACCAGATGCTGATGATCAACGACAGCCAGCCATCAGGGTTTGATGTATCATCCTACACCATTGAGGAAATCAACCGCATCACATCTGAATACACCATGAAAAACACT GATATATTTGCAGTTGCCGTCTCACTCATCACGGGAAAGATTGTTTACATCTCAGACCAGGCGGCGTCCATTTTGAACTGCAAGCGGGAACGGTTCAACAATGCCAAGTTTGTGGAGTTCCTAACGCCACAGGACGTCAGCGTGTTCTACAGCTTCACCACGCCCTATCGGTTGCCCTCGTGGAGTATGTGCACTGGAACAG AGTCGTCTCCCACGGAGTGCATGCAGGAGAAGTCCTTCTTCTGCCGCATCAG TGGTGGTAAGGAGCGTGAAGGGGATCTTCAGTATTATCCATTCCGTATGACTCCCTACCTCATGAAAGTCCAGGACGCTGAGCTGGCTGAGGAACAGttctgctgcctcctgctggcTGAAAGGGTGCACTCTGGATATGAAG ctcCCAGAATCCCCCCTGACAAGCGCATCTtcaccaccacacacacgcCTAACTGTGTGTTCCAGGATGTGGATGAGAG GGCTGTTCCTCTGTTGGGTTACCTCCCTCAGGACCTGATCGggacctctctgctgctcaaTCTGCACCCTAGTGATCGACCCTTAATGCTGGCTGTTCACCGCAAGA TTCTTCAGTGTGCTGGTCAGCCCTTCGACCACTCCTCCATCCGCTTCTGTGCACGCAATGGCGAGTACATCACCTTAGACACCAGCTGGTCCAGCTTCGTCAACCCCTGGAGCCGCAAGGTGTCCTTCGTCATTGGCAGGCACAAAGTCCGGAT ggGTCCTGTGAACGAAGACGTTTTTGCAGTGCCTGATTTCCACGGAGGGAAGATCATGGACTCGGACATCCAGGAAATTGGTGAACAGATCCACAGGCTGCTGCTCCAG ccGGTCCACAATACAGGCTCCAGCGGTTATGGTAGCCACGGCAGCAACGCTTCTCACGAGCAGCTCGTGAGCATCAGCTCGTCCAGTGAGAGCAGCGGGAACATGACCCAGGGGGTCGCAGCGGAGGAGACGGGCAAGGCCAAGCCGCCCAGGACATTCCAGGAGATTTGTAAAGGGGTCCACATGAAGAAGAACCATGATTCCCAGGTCTGCTTGCACTCTCCCTCATTACTGCCAGGCAAACATGAGCAGAAGAAAACCACTGATG caactgcagcagctcagaagAGTCCACCAGTGCGTGTGAAGGACTCTGCGCCCCAACTGCAGGTCAGAGACAGTACTGCAGCCGCCACGGAGGACTTCACCTGCAAGGACCAGAGCGTTTGCTCCTACCAGCAGATCAGCTGCCTCGACAGTGTCATCAG ATACCTGGAGAGTTGTAACATCCCAATCACTGTGAAGAGGAAGTACGAGTTCTCCTTGaacaccacctcctccaacTCAGATGATGGCAAGAAGGGCTCAGAGGAGGCCATGCAAATGGCTCAGGATACAAACACAG GTCCTTTGATGATGGACACCCAGCCAGGCCTGTCAAACATGAAGGCACCTAAAAAGCCTCAATCTGGGGCTGCTGCAGTAGTGGGAGGCCCCCTGGCCCCCCTCACTCTGCCCAGCAAGGCTGAGAGTGTGGTGTCCATCACCTCACAGTGCAGCTACAGTAGCACCATTGTTCATGTGGGAGACAAGAAGCCTCAGCCAGAGTCTG AGATAATCGAGGATGTGGCAGAGAGCCCAGCGCCTCAAGCTCTGCCCGTCAGCATGGTGTCTCCTCTAAGCCATGAAAAGGAAACCTACAAGAGGCTGGGACTGACCAAGCAGGTGctggcagcacacacacagaaagaagagCAGACCTTCCTGAACCGCTGCAGAGAACTCTGCAACGTCAGGAGCTTCCAGAAGGACTGTTCCAAATATCTGCACATGCAAAGAGGCCAAGCCAACGCTGAAG AATCCTCTGGACTTCGAGGGGCTGTCAAACATGGCACCACCAGACCTGAGACCAACGCTAAGAAGGGCAACCGCAGCAGGAAGTCAAAGAAGCCACGAATGAAGCATCCTGATTCGTCAGACAGCGCCACGTCTAACCGCAGACCCAGGCCCCCTCTCCAGGGACTCAACCAGACCTCGTGGTCGCTGTCGGAGGCCTCTCAGTCAGCTTTCAGCGTCTCCTACCCTGCCATGGTGCCTGCATACCCGCTCTACTCCCCTGCATCTGCAGCCCCCGCTCAGCCCCCTCATCTTGACCCCTCACTTTCCACAGGCTttggagagaggcagagcaatCAAGCCCCGCCCACAGCCGCTCCATTCCCCACTCCTATTGTTACACCAGTCGTGGCTCTGGTTCTGCCAAATTACCTCTTTCCGCAAATAGGACCAATAGGACCAATAGGACCAATAGGACCAATAGGACCAATAGGGCAGCTGGGCGCTGCTCCCAGTCCAGCGTTTTTTCTTGAGCAGTCCCAAACGCAACATCTGTATACTACCCAGCAGCCCTTTCACCCCCCGCAGACAGCATACACCATGCAAACACAACCCCCCTTCGCTAACCAACAGCCATTCCCTGTGCACACTGCCTTTACCCCCCAGCAGCCATTCCAAGCCGCTCAGACCGCCTACACTACCCATCAGCCTTTCCAGGCCCCTCAGAGGTCCTACCCTGCACAGCTGCCCTTCGCTGCCCATCCTTCTTTCCCCGTGCAGACTCAGTTTGTCCCTCAAACCCCTTATCCAGCGCAGCCTTTCTCCTACAGCCTAGGTCCAGAGCCCTCGAAAGTCCCAGCCATGGAGTCTCAAGAAGTGGCGGCATCACGCTCCTCCACCCCTGTCTTTGGGAACCGGGAGCCAGCAGCTTCACCACCGCTGTTTGAGTCACGGTGTAGCACACCTCTGCAGCTCAATCTGCTGAGCATGGAGGAGGGGCAGCGGTCAATGGAACATCAGGACAGCACATTGGCCTCTGCTGGATGCCagggcagcagcacagcagcagcatcaggagcCGGGGCAGTAGGGGAGAAGAACTGCTGCACAGCTAAGACTGAAAACCATCAAAAG GTGGAGTCTCCAGAAGATGAGGCTCGCAGTGAGGGTAACTCCTCATCCTGCGACCTGCTGGACATCCTGCTGCAGGACGGGGAGGACTCTCACTCCGCCACGTCTGAATCCATGGGGTCAGGATCAGGATCGCGGTCGGGCTCTGGATCGGGATCAGGATCGGGGTTGGGCTGCAACGGCTGTGGTACCTCAGCGAGTGGAGCCTCTGGCAGCAGAACAG GGAGCAGCCACACCAGCAAATACTTTGGCAGTGTTGACTCCCTGGAAAACGACCCAAAGACAAAGGCCAAACACAAGGCTAGGAGCAAAGAAGGCTCTGAAGTGTGTCAGTCGCAGGCCAAAGTCTCTACGCAAGGGGAAGGAGAGCATCTAATCAAATACATTCTCCAGGAGCCCCTCTGGCTGCTTATGGCTAATGCTGACGACAAGGTCATGATGTCATATCAGATGCCATCGAG GGACATTCAGAAAGTTCTACGGGAAGACAAGGAGAGACTGAGGCAGATGCAGAAGAACCAGCCCCATTTCTCCTCAGACCAGCGACGAGAGCTGCTGGAGGAACACCCCTGGATGAGGAGGGGAGgtctgcctgctgctgtcaATGTTAAG gagTGTATGTACTGTGAGGACACAGTAAGGACGCCCATCGAGGAGGACATGCGGGACATGGACATGGAAGAGCTGAGCGAGCAGCTGAGCCGAGGGTgtcagaacaaacagaaccagtCAAAGGATTCTCAACCTCGACCAGACTCCGGCTCCTGA